A genomic window from Gemmatimonadaceae bacterium includes:
- the paaB gene encoding 1,2-phenylacetyl-CoA epoxidase subunit B, producing the protein MSNEQSWPLWEVFTQGNQGEPFEHAGSLHATDAEHALQNARDVYTRRGEAVNLWVVPSAAIVASAPSDAGPFFEPGNEKAYRHPQFYKVPQGVRVF; encoded by the coding sequence ATGAGCAACGAACAATCCTGGCCATTGTGGGAAGTGTTCACCCAAGGGAACCAGGGGGAGCCATTCGAGCACGCCGGCTCCCTGCACGCGACAGACGCGGAGCACGCGCTGCAGAATGCCCGCGACGTGTACACGCGCCGCGGCGAGGCGGTGAACCTGTGGGTGGTGCCGTCGGCGGCGATCGTGGCGTCGGCGCCGTCGGACGCGGGGCCCTTCTTCGAGCCCGGCAACGAGAAGGCCTACCGGCACCCGCAGTTCTACAAGGTGCCGCAAGGCGTGCGCGTCTTTTGA